CCTGACCCTTTTATTCCCTCTGAGCCCAAACCTTAAGACATATTTACAGGAGAATTAAGGTGTAGACCCTCGTGTTAGATAAAAAGTAAAAAATAATCAAAAAAGAAGCAAAAACAAAGGGCTGTGTTTCCAGAACAGTAACCACACAAAAAATCAACGAACAGTAGTTATTGACAAATATGTATATATTTTGTAACTTTTAGGCGAATTTGTATGGAGGTAGTAATATGTTGGCCATTTTAGAGGAAGGCAGTAAGCAATACATGGTTAGAGAAGGAGACGAGATTGAAGTAGAGAAAATACAGGCAGAGGGTGGTGCACAGGTAGAATTGGATAAGGTTTTATTGATAAGTGGTGAAAATGTGTACAAGGTAGGCAAGCCTTATGTAGAGGGGGCAAAAGTTATAGGAAAGATAGTTCGTCAGAGTAAGGCTAAGAAAATCATAGTGTTTAAATTTAAGCGAAGAAAGGGATATAGGAAAAAGCAGGGGCATAGGCAATCTATCACGCGAATTAAAATTGAGAGCATCGTAGGTTAGGAGGTTTTTATGGCACAAATCTGTGATTTGGCCGTAAAAATTCTATAGGAGGTTTTTATGGCACATAAAAAGGGAATGGGCAGTAGTAGAAATGGAAGAGATAGTGTCGGTAGAAGACTGGGTGTAAAGAGAGGAGACGGTCAAGAGGTGAAGGCAGGCGAGATAATAGTAAGACAAAGAGGAACAAAGTTTCATCCGGGGGAGAATGTAAAAAGAGGGAAAGATGATACATTATTTGCTACTCAAGAGGGAAAGATAAAATTTCTCACCAAGGGAGATAGAAAGTATATCAGTGTTGCCCCATAGATGTTTATAGATAGAACAAAGATATATGTAGAATCAGGTGCTGGCGGCGATGGTGCTGTTAGTTTTCGCCGTGAGAAGTTTGTGCCCAAGGGTGGGCCAGACGGCGGTAACGGAGGTAAGGGAGGGGATGTAGTAATCTGCAGCCGAAAGAATGTCAACACTCTTTATCATTTTAAATTTAAGCGTTTTTTTAAAGCTAAAAAGGGGGAAAATGGCGGTTCTAATAATAAAACAGGAGCAAACAGCAGGGATGTGATAATAGATGTACCATTGGGGACAGTAGTCAAAGAAGGAGACAATCTTTTACACGATTTTCTAAAAGAGGAATGTGTTGTTGTTGCTCGTGGCGGGAAAGGTGGAAGAGGAAACGCAGCCTTTAAAAGTGCTACTAATAGGACACCGCGCATTAGTGAAAAAGGCGGGGAAAGAGAACAAAAAGAGCTGTCTTTGGAGCTAAAACTCATTGCTGATGTAGGATTGGTGGGTTTGCCTAATGCGGGGAAATCCACATTCTTAAGTGTTATCTCTCGAGCTAAGCCCAATATTGCTC
Above is a window of Deltaproteobacteria bacterium DNA encoding:
- the rplU gene encoding 50S ribosomal protein L21 encodes the protein MLAILEEGSKQYMVREGDEIEVEKIQAEGGAQVELDKVLLISGENVYKVGKPYVEGAKVIGKIVRQSKAKKIIVFKFKRRKGYRKKQGHRQSITRIKIESIVG
- the rpmA gene encoding 50S ribosomal protein L27 produces the protein MAHKKGMGSSRNGRDSVGRRLGVKRGDGQEVKAGEIIVRQRGTKFHPGENVKRGKDDTLFATQEGKIKFLTKGDRKYISVAP
- the obgE gene encoding GTPase ObgE, which produces MFIDRTKIYVESGAGGDGAVSFRREKFVPKGGPDGGNGGKGGDVVICSRKNVNTLYHFKFKRFFKAKKGENGGSNNKTGANSRDVIIDVPLGTVVKEGDNLLHDFLKEECVVVARGGKGGRGNAAFKSATNRTPRISEKGGEREQKELSLELKLIADVGLVGLPNAGKSTFLSVISRAKPNIAPYPFTTLSPYLGYVTYKEDDFIVADIPGIIEGASRGKGLGLEFLKHIERTTFLLLIIDASNGFEEIKKTYNILITEMKNYSEKLSQKKSCVVLNKMDLVEEKNIGDRIKREIQCDVFSISALKKLGIEQVLGWIYSQRK